The following are encoded together in the Citrus sinensis cultivar Valencia sweet orange chromosome 1, DVS_A1.0, whole genome shotgun sequence genome:
- the LOC102612990 gene encoding uncharacterized protein LOC102612990 gives MLSMEIQSLCSSAVALGTALRSAIEAVVAETAIVAAKSISLSLLVIGTMPHGTDLLCKEPSAFGRFPFGELYAVKKPGPENKDGSDTEDDEEDDDDDAAEDPDDEEGEEEDGSGEEGEDNGDPEDEPEANGDGASGDDDDEEEDDDDDDGEEEDDDDDEEDEDEDEDEIPQPPTKKRK, from the exons ATGTTAAGTATGGAAATACAGAGCCTCTGCTCAAGCGCCGTCGCTTTGGGGACGGCTCTTCGCTCTGCGATCGAAGCTGTGGTTGCTGAGACAGCCATTGTGGCCGCAAAGTCTATTTCCTTGTCCCTCTTGGTg ATAGGGACCATGCCTCATGGAACAGATCTCCTTTGTAAAGAACCTAGCGCATTTGGAAG GTTTCCATTTGGTGAGCTTTATGCAGTGAAAAAGCCTGGTCCTGAGAACAAGGATGGTAGTGACACTGAGGATGATGaagaggatgatgatgatgatgctgCAGAGGATCCAGATGATGAAGAAGGTGAGGAGGAGGATGGTTCTGGTGAAGAAGGTGAGGATAATGGGGATCCAGAGGATGAGCCTGAGGCCAATGGTGATGGTGCAAGTGGAGATGATGACGATGAAGAAGAGGATGACGACGATGATGATGGGGAAGAAGAGGATGACGACGATGACGAAGAAGACGAAGATGAAGACGAGGACGAAATTCCTCAGCCACCGACtaagaagagaaaatga
- the LOC102612687 gene encoding protein TPR1-like isoform X1 produces the protein MVHSVCIISSTTCIFHHSPAKRIKPTTTATNQCYRTAPKEKIFSSKGAIILIRAVSFPLERESGLLFDMKHFEDMVLAGKLDEAEKYLSGFTQVHENMLSTKTYFELRRQKFLEALDKHERVKALDILMKDIKAFSTYNEEVFKEASLLLPLENFRQHESLARYGDPKTERRNVVRGLKQCIQENPAFSGKLLFPITSTSCLQRLFMYARAAASSSAAANGKAKSIAFL, from the exons atggtACATAGTGTGTGCATTATAAGCAGCACGACTTGTATCTTTCACCATTCACCAGCCAAAAGAATCAAACCCACCACCACTGCTACAAATCAATGCTACCGCACTGCaccaaaagagaaaattttcagtTCAAAAGGTGCAATAATTCTGATCCGTGCAGTGAGCTTTCC CCTCGAGCGTGAATCGGGTTTGCTCTTCGACATGAAACATTTTGAGGACATGGTGCTTGCTGGGAAGCTTGATGAAGCAGAGAAATACCTCTCTGGTTTTACTCAAGTTCATGAGAACATGCTGTCAACCAAAACCTATTTTGAACTTAGAAGGCAGAAAtttcttgaagccttggacaa GCATGAACGAGTCAAGGCTTTGGACATCCTCATGAAAGATATCAAAGCTTTCTCCACATATAATGAAGAAGTTTTCAAGGAGGCCAGTCTTCTGCTGCCATTGGAGAATTTTAG gcaACACGAATCACTTGCCAGGTATGGTGACCCAAAGACTGAAAGAAGAAATGTAGTGAGAGGATTAAAGCAATGCATCCAGGAAAATCCAGCGTTCAGTGGCAAATTGCTGTTCCCAATTACCAGCACTTCGTGCTTGCAGCGCCTCTTTATGTATGCAAGAGCTGcagcttcttcttctgctGCTGCCAATGGCAAGGCCAAATCCATAGCCTTTCTTTAA
- the LOC102612687 gene encoding protein TOPLESS-RELATED PROTEIN 2-like isoform X2, whose protein sequence is MKHFEDMVLAGKLDEAEKYLSGFTQVHENMLSTKTYFELRRQKFLEALDKHERVKALDILMKDIKAFSTYNEEVFKEASLLLPLENFRQHESLARYGDPKTERRNVVRGLKQCIQENPAFSGKLLFPITSTSCLQRLFMYARAAASSSAAANGKAKSIAFL, encoded by the exons ATGAAACATTTTGAGGACATGGTGCTTGCTGGGAAGCTTGATGAAGCAGAGAAATACCTCTCTGGTTTTACTCAAGTTCATGAGAACATGCTGTCAACCAAAACCTATTTTGAACTTAGAAGGCAGAAAtttcttgaagccttggacaa GCATGAACGAGTCAAGGCTTTGGACATCCTCATGAAAGATATCAAAGCTTTCTCCACATATAATGAAGAAGTTTTCAAGGAGGCCAGTCTTCTGCTGCCATTGGAGAATTTTAG gcaACACGAATCACTTGCCAGGTATGGTGACCCAAAGACTGAAAGAAGAAATGTAGTGAGAGGATTAAAGCAATGCATCCAGGAAAATCCAGCGTTCAGTGGCAAATTGCTGTTCCCAATTACCAGCACTTCGTGCTTGCAGCGCCTCTTTATGTATGCAAGAGCTGcagcttcttcttctgctGCTGCCAATGGCAAGGCCAAATCCATAGCCTTTCTTTAA
- the LOC102612385 gene encoding topless-related protein 1-like, with translation MSKLNKDLVFLILQFLNEEGFTESAHMLERESRFYFDMKFFEDMILDGKWEDVEQYLSSFTKVDDNRYSTKIYFEIRKQNFFEALDGHDIAKALNILKKDLKDFAPGNEELFKELAQLLTLDDIRDHELLSKYYGDALSARKNMMLELKQIIEANPILQGKLKFPSIKRQRLRRLINQSLNWQHVHCANPQPNPDINTLFVDHVCQLQETDFSGQSSESNALPPQTTQSPSSWNFSSSMLTDSAVSFVALSLSDPTNKVAVTMDRPEDSDILSEKSPVRILNEQASTVTYPGVSLKNIPDYSPKSSLKKEMFQSFGETSVSDFPKTVAQTLIEGSSSPMSMDFHPVQHTLLLVGTNVGDTGLWDVNSGQKLFIRNFKVWDIGACSMLFKTALVRDPGVSVNRVVWSPDGSLLGVAYSKHIVQLYAYHGGSDARQQLEIDAHVGNVNDLAFSAPCKQISVITCGDDKTIKVWDAVTGSRTYSFEGHGAPVYSLCPHAKENIHFIFSISVDGKIKAWLYDSLGARVDYDAPGLGCTRMAYSANGRRLFSCGTSKEGESFLVEWNESEGAIKRTYQGLQLQHNSVSVVHFDTAKDQILAAGDDHVIKIWDMNKVQLLTTIDAGGGLPENPRICFNKNGTLLAVIANENRIKILETPESNSVDAAGVLSDNLRKLSVNPISTVTGAGIANGSVSVNEDPKDVKPEISVEAENKSEVEKPLFARPSECQSLLLPSKVKANKISRLTYNNGGQAIFALASNGVHLMWRWPRNDLTLSTEATTKVPPRLYQPRHGPQFMVNDTTDSNSQEAVPCFALSKNDAYLFSASGGVISLYIVMTFKTILTIMPPSPTATSLAFNPHDNNVIAIGMDDSTILIYNARSSEVISKLEGHSKRVTGLVFSDALNILVSSGGDAQIFVWDVDGWGIQTCRSLQTPDGVMTLAPSETHIQFHKDQTRFLLVHETHLAIYEAEELTCLKQWFPISSVPISQATFSCDCRMVFTSFVDGTLSIHEASNLEVQCRILSTAYLRPTTSCLHVYPHAIAAHPLKPTQFAVGLTNGEVYVIEPNEPGDTWAVLPPDEIVGDQPTSTSEGDRAMDG, from the exons ATGTCTAAGCTCAATAAAGACCTTGTTTTCTTAATCTTACAGTTCCTTAATGAGGAAGGTTTTACAGAAAGTGCTCACAT GCTTGAGCGTGAAAGCAGATTTTACTTTGACATGAAGTTTTTTGAGGACATGATACTTGATGGGAAATGGGAAGATGTTGAGCAGTATCTTTCTAGTTTCACAAAGGTAGATGATAATAGGTACTCAACTAAGATCTACTTTGAGATCAGGAAGCAGAATTTCTTTGAGGCATTGGACGG CCATGACATTGCAAAGGCTTTAAATATCCTGAAGAAGGATTTAAAAGATTTTGCTCCTGGTAATGAAGAGCTGTTTAAAGAACTGGCTCAGCTTTTGACATTGGATGATATAAG GGACCATGAGTTGCTCTCAAAGTACTACGGAGATGCATTGTCTGCAAGGAAAAATATGATGCTTGAactcaaacaaataattgagGCAAATCCCATTTTACAGGGCAAATTGAAATTTCCTAGCATTAAAAGACAAAGGCTCCGACGTCTCATTAACCAAAG CCTGAACTGGCAGCATGTGCATTGCGCAAATCCTCAGCCAAATCCTGATATAAACACCCTTTTTGTGGACCATGTTTGTCAACTGCAAGAAACTGATTTCTCAGGCCAGTCAAGTGAGAGTAATGCACTG CCTCCTCAAACCACACAATCCCCTAGCAGTTGGAATTTTAGTTCATCTATGCTAACTGATTCTGCTGTTTCCTTTGTCGCTTTGTCTCTTAGTGATCCAACAAACAAAG TAGCCGTAACTATGGATCGCCCAGAGGATTCTGATATTTTGTCTGAGAAAAGCCCTGTCAGGATTTTGAATGAG CAAGCATCAACAGTTACATATCCTGGTGTAAGTCTCAAAAACATTCCTGATTACTCACCTAAGAGCTCCTTGAAGAAGGAAATGTTTCAGTCTTTTGGAGAAACCAGCGTCTCTGATTTTCCCAAGACAGTTGCACAGACACTGATTGAGGGATCATCATCTCCAATGAGCATGGATTTTCATCCTGTTCAGCATACTCTTCTTCTAG TTGGAACCAATGTGGGGGACACAGGATTGTGGGATGTTAATTCTGGCCAAAAGTTGTTTATCAGAAATTTTAAGGTTTGGGATATTGGAGCATGCTCGATGTTGTTCAAG ACTGCTCTGGTTAGAGATCCAGGTGTTTCTGTTAATCGCGTCGTTTGGAGTCCAGATGGTTCTTTATTAG GGGTAGCATATTCAAAACATATTGTCCAGTTATATGCTTACCATGGTGGTAGTGATGCTAGGCAGCAACTGGAG ATTGATGCGCACGTTGGTAACGTCAATGATCTTGCATTCTCGGCCCCTTGTAAGCAAATTTCGGTTATAACATGTGGAGATGACAAGACAATTAAG GTGTGGGATGCAGTTACTGGTTCCAGAACATATAGCTTTGAAGGTCATGGTGCTCCTGTTTATTCTCTCTGCCCTCATGCTAAGGAAAACATTCAT TTTATCTTCTCAATATCCGTGGATGGCAAGATAAAAGCATGGTTGTATGACAGTTTAGGAGCTAGGGTTGATTATGATGCTCCTGGTCTTGGCTGCACGAGGATGGCTTACAGTGCTAATGGCCGAAG GCTCTTTTCATGTGGGACTTCTAAAGAAGGAGAGTCATTTCTTGTTGAATGGAATGAAAGTGAAGGTGCTATAAAGAGAACCTACCAAGGGTTGCAGTTGCAGCATAATTCTGTGTCTGTAGTGCATTTTGATACAGCCAAGGACCAGATTTTGGCTGCTGGAGATGATCATGTCATTAAAATTTGGGATATGAACAAGGTTCAGCTCTTGACAACCATTGATGCTGGTGGGGGATTACCA GAAAACCCACGCATTTGCTTCAACAAGAATGGAACACTGTTGGCTGTCATTGCAAATGAAAACAGAATAAAGATATTGGAAACGCCTGAAAGTAATTCTGTTGATGCTGCTGGAGTTCTTTCTGATAATTTGAGGAAG CTTTCAGTCAATCCTATTTCAACTGTAACTGGTGCTGGAATTGCCAATGGAAGTGTTTCAGTG AATGAGGATCCAAAGGATGTGAAACCAGAAATTTCTGTTGAAGCTGAAAACAAATCAGAGGTTGAGAAGCCCTTATTTGCAAGACCTTCAGAGTGCCAGTCGTTGCTGCTCCCCTCTAAAGTTAAAGCAAACAAG ATATCAAGACTAACCTACAACAATGGAGGTCAAGCCATTTTTGCATTAGCATCAAATGGCGTTCATCTAATGTGGAGATGGCCAAGGAATGACCTGACTTTGAGCACTGAG GCAACTACCAAGGTTCCTCCTCGCTTGTATCAACCAAGGCACGGCCCACAGTTTATGGTGAATGACACTACAGATAGCAATTCTCAAGAGGCTGTGCCTTGTTTTGCTTTGTCCAAGAATGATGCGTATCTCTTTTCAGCTTCGGGAGGGGTGATTTCCCTGTACATTGTGATGACATTTAAG ACAATTTTGACCATTATGCCTCCATCACCAACAGCAACAAGTCTTGCATTCAACCCCCATGACAACAATGTAATTGCCATTGGCATGGACGATTCCACAATTCTAATATATAATGCCCGGTCTTCTGAG GTCATAAGCAAGCTTGAGGGGCATTCTAAAAGAGTCACTGGCCTTGTCTTCTCTGATGCTCTGAATATACTTGTTTCTTCTGGAGGTGATGCTCAG ATTTTTGTGTGGGATGTTGATGGATGGGGAATACAGACGTGCAGATCCTTGCAGACTCCTGATGGGGTGATGACACTAGCACCATCTGAAACACACATCCAGTTTCATAAGGACCAGACACGCTTCCTTCTTGTACATGAAACTCATCTAGCAATATATGAAGCGGAGGAACTAACTTGTCTGAAGCAG TGGTTTCCAATAAGTTCTGTTCCTATCTCCCAAGCAACATTCTCATGCGATTGTCGGATGGTGTTCACCAGCTTTGTGGATGGAACATTGTCCATACATGAAGCTTCAAATCTTGAAGTACAGTGCCGGATATTATCCACTGCATACCTTCGTCCTACTACTAG CTGTCTCCATGTATACCCGCATGCAATAGCTGCACATCCACTGAAACCAACTCAGTTTGCAGTGGGACTAACGAATGGAGAAGTCTACGTCATTGAACCTAATGAACCTGGTGATACATGGGCCGTGCTGCCACCAGATGAAATTGTCGGTGATCAACCTACCTCTACATCTGAAGGTGACAGGGCTATGGATGGTTGA
- the LOC102611694 gene encoding protein PHOX1 — protein MGKPTGKKKNIQGAAAGDTKGKQSIKTTSDRGSSKAFDEDTAMFISMSQELKEEGNKLFQKRDHEGAMLKYEKALKLLPKNHIDVAYLRSNMAGCYMQMGLGEFPRAINECNLALEVSSKYSKALLKRAQCYKALNRLDFAFRDVNNVLSMEPNNSSALEVLESVKQSMIEKGIDIDEKMKEFGLDSSGEAHGALRFRKLVKEKVKKKKKNGKEEEKKAEDEVVLEENVSDVKDKEVVTKIVEEEKEVTDVVNEEEKVVTKTVKLVFGDDIRWAQLPVNCSIRLVRDIVRDRFPSLKGVLVKYKDQEGDLVTITTTDELRFVEMLFNSQSFLRLYIAEVSPDQEPAYDGIGSQDEKHKLEEEPRNIVENGKVGKVVEIEPQPTCIEDWIIEFAQLFKNHVGFDSDSFLNLHELGMKLYSEAMEDTVTSEEAQELFEMAADNFQEMAALAVFNWGNIHLSRARKRIFFPEDGLRESILAQVTVAHEWAKKEYAMAGMRYQEALKIKQDFYEGLLALGQQQFEQAKLCWYYAIGNKIDLESGPAEEVLELYNKAEDSMEKGVQMWEEMEEQRLNGLSKYDKYKAQLQKMGLDGLFKDTSPEESAEQAANMSSQIYLLWGTLLYERSVVEYKLELPTWEECLEVAVEKFELAGASPTDIAVMIKNHCSNETALEGFGFKIDEIVQAWNEMYDAKRWQIGVPSFRLEPLFRRRVPKLYHILENL, from the exons ATGGGAAAACCAACtgggaagaagaagaatatcCAAGGGGCCGCGGCGGGTGACACGAAAGGTAAGCAATCAATCAAAACCACATCCGATCGAGGAAGCTCAAAGGCGTTTGATGAAGACACGGCGATGTTCATAAGCATGTCGCAAGAGCTTAAAGAAGAAGGTAacaaactttttcaaaaacGTGACCATGAAGGTGCTATGTTAAAGTACGAAAAAGCCCTTAAGCTATTGCCTAAGAATCACATAGATGTTGCTTATTTGAGAAGTAATATGGCTGGTTGTTATATGCAAATGGGGCTTGGCGAATTCCCGCGAGCAATTAATGAGTGCAATTTGGCTTTAGAAGTGTCTTCTAAATATAGCAAAGCTTTGTTGAAGAGAGCTCAATGTTATAAAGCTTTGAATCGATTGGATTTTGCATTTAGGGATGTTAATAATGTGTTGAGCATGGAACCAAATAATTCATCAGCTTTAGAGGTTTTAGAGAGTGTGAAACAGAGTATGATTGAGAAGGGGATTGATattgatgaaaaaatgaaagaatttggTTTGGATAGTAGTGGCGAGGCACATGGTGCGCTGCGTTTTCGGAAACTGGTGAAAGAGaaagttaaaaagaagaaaaagaatggtaaagaggaagagaagaaagcagAAGATGAGGTTGTTCTGGAGGAGAACGTGAGTGATGTTAAGGATAAAGAAGTGGTTACTAAGATTGTTGAGGAAGAGAAAGAGGTTACAGACGTTGTTAATGAGGAAGAAAAAGTGGTTACAAAGACAGTGAAGTTGGTGTTTGGGGACGACATAAGGTGGGCACAGTTGCCAGTCAATTGTAGTATTAGGCTGGTGAGGGATATTGTTCGGGATAGGTTTCCAAGCTTAAAGGGTGTTCTTGTGAAGTATAAGGATCAGGAGGGTGATTTGGTTACAATCACTACAACAGACGAGCTGAGGTTTGTTGAAATGCTGTTCAATTCACAGAGCTTCCTTAGATTGTATATTGCTGAAGTTAGTCCTGATCAGGAACCAGCTTATGATGGAATTGGCAGTCAGGATGAGAAGCATAAGCTTGAAGAGGAACCGAGGAATATTGTTGAGAATGGAAAGGTGGGGAAAGTTGTAGAAATTGAACCGCAACCAACCTGTATTGAAGATTGGATCATTGAGTTTGCCCAATTGTTTAAAAATCATGTGGGATTTGATTCTGATTCCTTCTTAAATCttcatgaacttgggatgaagTTATACTCTGAGGCAATGGAGGATACAGTAACTAGTGAAGAAGCCCAGGAACTTTTTGAAATGGCTGCAGATAACTTCCAAGAGATGGCGGCTCTGGCAGTGTTCAACTGGGGAAATATTCACTTGTCCAGGGCGAGGAAGCGAATCTTCTTCCCAGAAGATGGTTTGCGAGAATCCATTCTTGCCCAGGTTACGGTTGCGCATGAGTGGGCTAAGAAAGAGTATGCTATGGCAGGAATGAGATATCAAGAAGCCCTGAAGATCAAACAAGATTTCTATGAAGGTCTTCTTGCACTTGGGCAACAACAGTTCGAGCAAGCAAAGCTTTGTTGGTACTATGCAATTGGGAACAAGATTGATTTAGAGAGCGGGCCTGCTGAGGAGGTCCTGGAGCTTTATAACAAAGCCGAGGATAGCATGGAGAAGGGCGTGCAGATGTGGGAGGAGATGGAGGAGCAGCGTCTGAATGGTCTTTCCAAATATGATAAATACAAAGCTCAGTTGCAAAAAATGGGGTTAGATGGGTTGTTTAAAGACACATCTCCAGAAGAATCTGCAGAGCAGGCTGCAAACATGAGTTCACAGATATATCTCTTGTGGGGTACCTTATTGTATGAGCGGTCAGTCGTTGAGTATAAGCTAGAGCTACCTACTTGGGAGGAATGTTTGGAAGTTGCGGTTGAGAAGTTTGAACTTGCTGGGGCTTCACCGACAGATATAGCTGTCATGATAAAGAATCATTGTTCAAATGAAACTGCACTGGAAG GTTTTGGCTTTAAAATTGACGAGATAGTACAGGCGTGGAATGAGATGTATGATGCTAAGAGGTGGCAGATTGGTGTTCCATCTTTCCGCCTAGAACCATTGTTCCGTCGGCGGGTTCCAAAACTTTATCATATCTTGGAGAATCTTTGA
- the LOC102611101 gene encoding uncharacterized protein LOC102611101, which translates to MEKIRRASHAGSWYTDNSKRLAEELDGWLREAGLPKSPEVRGVIAPHAGYSYSGRAAAYAFGNIDPTSISRVFLLGPSHHYYTPKCALSTATVYKTPIGDLPLDLEVIEELKATGKFELMDICVDEAEHSMEMHLPYLAKVFEGHPIKIVPILVGAVNAENEAMYGRLFAKYVDDPSNFFSVSSDFCHWGSRFNYMHYDKKHGVIHKSIEALDKMGMDIIETGDPDAFKKYLLEYDNTICGRHPISVFLHMLGNCSTKIKIKFLRYEQSSQCKTKRDSSVSYASAAAKVDA; encoded by the exons ATGGAGAAAATCAGAAGAGCATCACATGCAGGCTCTTGGTACACCGACAATT CTAAAAGATTAGCAGAAGAGCTGGATGGCTGGCTCAGAGAAGCTGGGCTGCCTAAATCTCCGGAGGTGAGGGGCGTGATTGCTCC GCATGCAGGTTATTCGTATTCAGGTCGTGCTGCTGCCTACGCATTTGGAAACATAGACCCAACTAGCAT TTCTCGGGTATTCCTTCTTGGTCCATCTCACCATTATTACACTCCTAAGTGTGCTCTTTCGACAGCAACAGTTTACAAGACTCCCATAGGGGATCTACCTCTTGATTTGGAAG TCATCGAGGAGCTAAAAGCTACaggaaaatttgaattgatggaTATTTGCGTAGATGAGGCTGAACATAGCATGGAAATGCACTTGCCATACCTTGCAAAAGTATTTGAGGg GCACCCGATAAAAATTGTGCCCATTCTTGTCGGTGCTGTCAATGCTGAAAATGAAGCAATGTATGGAAGGTTGTTTGCCAAGTATGTAGATGATCCCAGCAATTTCTTCTCCGTGTCCTCAGATTTTTGTCACTGGGGTTCTCG GTTCAATTACATGCACTATGACAAGAAACATGGAGTCATTCACAAATCTATTGAAGCCTTGGACAAAATGGGCATGGATATAATAGAAACTGGAGATCCTGACGCATTCAAAAAGTATTTATTGGAGTATGACAACACAATTTGTGGTCGGCATCCAATTAGTGTTTTTCTCCAT ATGTTGGGGAACTGCTCCacaaagataaaaatcaaatttcttcGATATGAACAATCAAGCCAATGCAAAACGAAGAGAGATAGTAGTGTAAGTTATGCATCTGCAGCAGCTAAGGTGGATGCTTGA